A genome region from Hymenobacter tibetensis includes the following:
- a CDS encoding RHS repeat-associated core domain-containing protein, translating into MATGDKYVMDGAFLSCDKGVIPTRFMVTPKPVLLYDAQIANEADRIPLTNILPFGVCQVTRTPCVPAPIMWDRVADTGITTLGARPLLDTSKCMCGVGGKINIHLNKADANAAVALDQQMDKIDEAAEAAEEASDWAFWGGLAMGIGGALLVATGVGAPLGAAMITGAGYLMTTSTVLATGAAVAKGVTKFARDPSKEVGLAIVGEVAFEAAKNFVMQKLGGKLIGKLANSGLAKRAMNSPFAKKMGSRFDALKRNGNPFSKKTCVNDPVDVATGNVVSLATDFELAGPLPLEWSRMWYATSAHTGALGNGWHHAYDTELFADDELLLLRLGDGRYTGAEALSSGESVFIRSEKLTIRRENSGNYSLADGQGLIHHLAYIEATDSYKLARLESPVNRAVIEFDYSMQGFLRGIRDSAGRLLTVEHDDQGRIVAIQAPHPTEPRGLVYLVRYTYDRKGRLTRVTDALNQAWQYTYAGGLLTQCTYKNGVTFNYEYEGEETSARCVHVWGNEGFYADRLTYNLDAHQTIATNSVGAHWVYEYDPESGLVTRLFDGRGGLTVTEYNEYSELISETDPLGNETRYEYDERGNCILTELPDGAQLLRVYDAQSRLIQLTDAVGGQWQWSYTDDGYLAQRTDPMGRAMQYTYTNGRLHTITDQVSGRTTTLTYDAAGNLLEVQTADGQRSRWLYDQWGRVHKSSDPRGNVQWREYDLLNRVTTVHEPDGNVRHFRYDSLGNVTHAQDRHHTVQYAYRGLTCLIRRAEAGTAVEFLYDSEGRLRAVVNEHGLTYRFELDAEGDVVSEAGFDGLTRHYQRDVGGRVAELTMPTGQRTRYSYDRAGRVLEVLYGDGSSENYLYRADGALLEATNATATVQFERDLLGAILQEQQGEYTVTSDYDIFGNRTSLTSSLGAEVRYSHDASGSVEQIKAGSWQALFERDPQGLELQRTLSGGVRTRWKRDTLGRPVEQRIRAKVGQPERVRHYGWQAGDRLTQIEDSQHGLTRFEHDAFGNLAATHFGDGRHELRLPDAVGNLFTTPQRQDRRYGPAGQLLEANGTRYSYDTAGNLSQKITAHGDEWRYAWLPAGHLAEVVRPDGDVVRFTYDALGRRVSKLYRGKVTRWVWDGHKPLHEWTSLEVDADDAAEVITWLFEEEDFAPVGKLQGQAAYSVVTDHLGTPLQLHDGQGQVVWSAELSSYGQRRAQTGPTTNCPFRYQGQYEDVETGLYYNRFRYYDPESGNYISQDPIRIFGGASLYAYVPDPTSWLDEWGLACTRQKPRLDNGNTKEGWQHIDERHITGNSPKGPGDLFAPGTSRQQIQKGANKVVAKGKRVSDPNKQIQTFEKKIVINGRKDLVRVVTDSHDGNRIISMFPVITGP; encoded by the coding sequence ATGGCTACTGGTGATAAATATGTAATGGACGGGGCGTTTCTCTCCTGTGATAAGGGCGTGATACCTACGCGCTTCATGGTGACGCCCAAGCCCGTGTTACTCTACGACGCACAGATTGCCAACGAGGCCGACCGCATTCCGCTGACTAATATTCTGCCCTTCGGCGTCTGCCAAGTCACCCGTACCCCCTGCGTGCCTGCTCCCATCATGTGGGACCGGGTAGCGGATACGGGCATTACTACGCTCGGCGCCCGCCCGCTGCTCGATACCAGTAAATGCATGTGTGGCGTCGGCGGTAAAATTAACATCCACCTTAATAAAGCTGATGCCAATGCTGCCGTAGCCTTGGATCAGCAGATGGATAAAATTGATGAAGCTGCGGAGGCCGCTGAAGAGGCTTCCGACTGGGCTTTTTGGGGCGGCTTGGCCATGGGCATTGGTGGGGCACTACTCGTCGCCACGGGCGTAGGTGCCCCGCTAGGAGCGGCCATGATTACCGGCGCGGGCTACTTGATGACCACCAGCACGGTGCTGGCCACGGGCGCGGCTGTCGCCAAAGGCGTTACCAAGTTTGCCCGCGACCCGAGTAAGGAAGTGGGGCTGGCCATTGTAGGCGAAGTAGCGTTTGAAGCGGCCAAAAACTTCGTGATGCAGAAGCTCGGCGGCAAGCTTATTGGTAAGCTGGCTAACTCGGGCTTAGCGAAGCGAGCCATGAATTCGCCTTTTGCCAAAAAGATGGGGTCTAGGTTTGACGCCTTGAAGCGCAATGGCAACCCATTTAGTAAGAAGACATGTGTCAATGACCCAGTGGATGTAGCTACCGGCAACGTTGTCAGCTTGGCCACTGACTTTGAATTGGCTGGCCCATTGCCTCTGGAATGGAGCCGTATGTGGTACGCTACTTCCGCTCACACCGGGGCTTTGGGCAACGGTTGGCATCATGCCTACGATACAGAGCTCTTTGCCGACGACGAGTTGCTACTGCTACGCTTGGGCGACGGCCGTTACACGGGCGCCGAGGCATTGAGTTCAGGCGAGTCCGTATTTATCAGATCTGAAAAGCTTACCATTCGGCGGGAAAACAGCGGCAATTATAGCCTTGCTGACGGCCAGGGCCTTATCCACCACTTAGCCTACATCGAGGCCACCGATTCCTATAAGCTGGCTCGACTGGAAAGTCCAGTTAACCGCGCCGTCATTGAATTCGACTATTCGATGCAGGGCTTCTTAAGGGGAATTCGAGATAGTGCCGGCCGCTTGCTGACTGTAGAACATGACGACCAAGGGCGCATCGTGGCTATTCAGGCACCGCATCCGACCGAGCCGCGTGGTTTGGTATATCTCGTGCGCTACACCTATGACCGTAAAGGCCGGCTCACGCGGGTAACCGATGCGCTGAACCAGGCGTGGCAGTACACCTACGCGGGGGGGCTGCTGACACAGTGTACTTACAAAAACGGGGTTACATTCAATTACGAGTACGAAGGAGAGGAAACGTCGGCGCGTTGCGTACATGTGTGGGGCAACGAGGGGTTCTATGCCGACCGGCTGACCTACAATTTGGACGCCCACCAGACGATTGCTACCAATTCCGTAGGTGCTCACTGGGTGTATGAGTACGACCCCGAGTCGGGACTGGTAACCCGTCTGTTCGACGGTCGGGGTGGCTTGACGGTAACAGAGTACAATGAATACAGCGAATTAATCAGCGAAACCGATCCGCTCGGTAATGAGACCCGCTACGAGTACGATGAGCGTGGTAACTGCATATTGACTGAGTTGCCCGATGGGGCGCAACTACTGCGGGTGTACGATGCGCAGAGCCGGTTGATCCAGCTTACCGATGCGGTAGGCGGCCAGTGGCAATGGAGCTACACTGATGACGGCTACTTAGCCCAGCGCACCGACCCAATGGGTCGGGCAATGCAGTACACGTATACCAACGGCCGTTTGCACACCATTACGGATCAGGTCAGTGGCCGAACAACGACGCTAACTTATGATGCTGCCGGTAACCTATTAGAAGTTCAAACTGCTGATGGCCAGCGCAGCAGGTGGCTTTACGACCAGTGGGGGCGCGTGCATAAAAGCAGTGATCCGCGCGGCAACGTGCAGTGGCGCGAGTATGATTTGCTCAACCGCGTCACGACCGTGCATGAGCCTGATGGTAACGTACGCCACTTCCGCTACGATTCCCTCGGTAACGTCACGCACGCCCAGGACCGTCATCATACCGTACAGTATGCCTATCGGGGCTTGACCTGCCTGATTCGGCGCGCGGAAGCGGGTACGGCGGTGGAATTCCTCTACGATTCGGAGGGCCGATTGCGGGCAGTAGTAAACGAGCATGGGCTGACTTACCGCTTCGAACTCGATGCGGAGGGCGACGTGGTGAGCGAAGCCGGGTTTGATGGACTCACGCGACACTACCAGCGCGATGTGGGGGGGCGTGTGGCCGAACTTACTATGCCCACTGGCCAGCGCACCCGCTATAGCTACGACCGAGCCGGGCGCGTACTAGAAGTCCTCTACGGCGACGGCAGCAGCGAGAACTATCTCTACCGTGCTGACGGGGCGCTACTTGAAGCTACTAATGCAACCGCCACTGTACAATTTGAGCGCGACCTACTAGGAGCAATTTTACAGGAGCAGCAGGGTGAATATACTGTTACGAGTGATTACGATATCTTCGGCAACCGGACTAGTCTGACATCTTCCTTAGGGGCCGAAGTTCGCTATAGTCACGATGCCAGTGGGAGCGTTGAGCAGATCAAAGCCGGTAGTTGGCAAGCCCTATTTGAGCGGGATCCGCAAGGTCTGGAATTGCAACGCACGCTCAGCGGAGGGGTGCGCACGAGATGGAAGCGCGACACGCTAGGCCGCCCGGTGGAGCAACGCATTCGGGCAAAGGTAGGACAGCCCGAGCGAGTGCGTCATTACGGCTGGCAAGCCGGCGACCGGCTTACACAGATTGAAGACAGCCAACATGGGCTCACCCGCTTCGAGCATGATGCCTTCGGCAACCTGGCCGCTACCCACTTCGGCGACGGCCGGCACGAGCTGCGCCTGCCTGATGCGGTGGGCAACTTGTTCACTACCCCACAACGCCAGGATCGGCGCTATGGGCCGGCTGGGCAGCTGCTCGAAGCCAACGGCACGCGCTACAGCTACGATACAGCGGGCAACCTGAGCCAGAAGATAACGGCCCACGGCGACGAATGGCGCTATGCCTGGCTGCCGGCCGGCCACTTGGCCGAGGTCGTGCGACCAGATGGCGACGTAGTGCGCTTCACCTACGACGCCTTAGGCCGACGGGTAAGCAAGTTGTATAGGGGTAAGGTCACGCGCTGGGTTTGGGATGGCCACAAGCCGCTACACGAATGGACGAGCCTCGAAGTCGACGCTGATGACGCAGCTGAGGTCATCACTTGGCTGTTTGAAGAAGAGGACTTCGCCCCGGTCGGCAAGTTGCAGGGGCAAGCAGCCTATAGTGTGGTCACGGACCATCTGGGCACGCCCTTACAGCTGCATGATGGGCAAGGTCAAGTCGTTTGGTCAGCGGAGCTTAGCAGCTATGGGCAGCGACGTGCTCAGACCGGGCCCACCACCAACTGCCCCTTCCGCTACCAGGGCCAATATGAAGATGTGGAAACGGGCCTCTACTACAACCGCTTCCGCTACTATGACCCTGAAAGTGGTAATTATATTAGCCAGGATCCTATTAGGATCTTTGGAGGAGCTTCTTTGTATGCATATGTTCCAGATCCTACGAGTTGGCTTGATGAATGGGGATTAGCTTGTACCCGTCAGAAGCCAAGGCTTGATAATGGTAATACAAAAGAAGGATGGCAACACATTGATGAGCGTCACATAACTGGAAATAGTCCCAAAGGCCCTGGTGACCTATTTGCACCCGGGACAAGCAGGCAACAAATTCAGAAAGGTGCTAATAAGGTAGTAGCTAAAGGTAAAAGGGTGTCAGATCCAAACAAACAAATACAGACATTTGAAAAGAAAATAGTTATTAATGGGCGAAAAGATCTTGTTAGAGTAGTAACAGACTCTCACGATGGCAACCGAATCATTTCAATGTTTCCTGTAATTACTGGTCCATGA
- the tssD gene encoding type VI secretion system tube protein TssD has protein sequence MASFSAFFNAAGSGDCEVVSCSYSFDQAIDDKGRPSSKVQGGTIKVTIVSTDSSALVGWMLDPYKRESGKITFKRIDQDSTLKEISFEEAYCVSYAEHFDARGADTNTSMTLSLTISANKINANGSTLDNRWV, from the coding sequence ATGGCCTCATTTAGTGCGTTTTTCAATGCCGCTGGCAGCGGTGACTGCGAAGTAGTAAGCTGCAGCTACTCCTTCGACCAAGCCATTGACGACAAAGGTCGTCCATCGTCTAAGGTGCAAGGCGGTACTATTAAAGTGACTATTGTTTCTACTGATAGCTCGGCCCTGGTAGGCTGGATGCTGGACCCTTACAAGCGCGAGAGCGGCAAAATCACCTTTAAGCGCATCGACCAAGATTCGACTTTGAAGGAGATTTCTTTCGAAGAGGCATATTGCGTAAGCTACGCCGAGCACTTCGATGCTCGCGGTGCTGACACCAACACGTCTATGACGTTGAGCCTAACTATTTCGGCAAACAAAATCAACGCCAACGGTTCGACCCTCGATAACCGCTGGGTATAA
- a CDS encoding DUF5458 family protein has protein sequence MAIEQQNAAAAANSREREHAPGLEQNTQTLAKFGGFDLLETTIDGASNLNPEKKARKKIFLTEDSKKEDRQQLKKRLALWHEMLSKADTVADAVQQCEQQVESSINQLTDNLKKAIEATHDIEQSYRSVALFYRNTDQDQVKNISILNADKDQLQDLDNTTFIDAVSSELEQNFDRLDLRDNYSLLVVPGYLGSNKVLDKWAKIAHKNKVMMVTDFEHYDTPDDVIELFEEANLAGGDAHKSNVIMACNWLVGRGKLEELGEEEDLFVPPSSALAGRIYSTLASQVTAGRKHGTLNEVDGVRFPLRKSEIANLEKLGLVPMVNEYGRVMAFSAKTLFNGDNIGLQTYSVVRVFDYVTKVLIDFLNRRAFENWDHNMRMDIQSQIVRFLDGIAGPSKLIEKFSIKRFERDPNQKDRILLDIHMVPYFPAKTFLVSLDGTKGDDPDAPGRDWNAEYKQQ, from the coding sequence ATGGCAATTGAACAACAGAATGCTGCCGCAGCGGCTAATTCCCGCGAACGGGAACACGCCCCCGGCCTTGAACAGAACACCCAAACGCTTGCTAAATTCGGCGGTTTCGACCTTTTGGAAACGACCATCGATGGTGCCTCCAACCTGAACCCAGAAAAGAAGGCCCGCAAAAAAATCTTTCTCACTGAAGACAGCAAGAAAGAAGACCGTCAGCAACTGAAGAAGCGCTTGGCCCTGTGGCACGAAATGCTCAGCAAAGCCGACACCGTCGCCGACGCCGTGCAGCAGTGTGAGCAGCAAGTGGAATCGTCCATCAACCAGCTCACTGATAATCTCAAAAAAGCTATTGAGGCTACGCACGACATCGAGCAGTCGTACCGCTCAGTGGCGCTTTTCTACCGCAATACCGACCAGGATCAGGTGAAGAACATTTCCATCCTGAACGCAGACAAAGATCAGCTACAGGACCTGGACAATACCACCTTTATTGATGCTGTATCCAGCGAGCTAGAGCAGAACTTTGACCGTCTTGACCTGCGCGACAACTATTCACTGTTGGTAGTGCCTGGCTACTTGGGTTCCAACAAGGTGCTTGACAAATGGGCTAAAATCGCGCACAAGAACAAAGTGATGATGGTCACGGACTTCGAACACTACGATACGCCCGACGATGTTATCGAATTGTTCGAGGAAGCCAACCTAGCCGGCGGCGATGCCCACAAGTCCAACGTTATTATGGCGTGCAACTGGCTGGTTGGCCGGGGCAAGTTGGAAGAGCTTGGTGAAGAAGAGGATTTATTTGTGCCGCCTTCCTCCGCGCTAGCCGGCCGGATTTATAGCACGCTTGCCTCACAAGTCACGGCCGGGCGCAAACACGGCACGTTGAACGAGGTAGACGGCGTACGCTTTCCCTTGCGCAAAAGCGAAATTGCCAACCTGGAAAAGCTAGGCTTGGTACCCATGGTGAATGAATACGGCCGCGTTATGGCCTTTTCCGCCAAAACGCTTTTCAACGGCGACAACATTGGCCTGCAGACTTATTCTGTCGTGCGCGTCTTTGATTATGTAACCAAGGTTCTGATTGACTTCCTAAACCGCCGGGCCTTCGAAAACTGGGACCACAACATGCGGATGGACATTCAAAGCCAGATCGTACGGTTCCTGGATGGCATTGCCGGCCCAAGCAAGCTGATCGAGAAATTCTCGATCAAACGGTTTGAGCGCGACCCAAACCAAAAAGACCGGATCCTGCTGGACATTCACATGGTGCCTTACTTCCCAGCCAAGACTTTCTTGGTTTCGCTGGATGGTACCAAAGGCGATGACCCGGATGCACCGGGCCGCGACTGGAACGCAGAGTATAAACAGCAATAG
- a CDS encoding SMI1/KNR4 family protein, protein METLEDLIATIANTSDCVVAKRTPPLLFQTEYNLPKDLQYYLENYSYIKLFETAEYPLKIVGFDNFQRANPIIAGEEIKDDISYNWFVIATDGKAQYVTIDLAKERLGKCYDSFWDRHGIVGEQPLIASSFIELLTALFANKGEYPYWLKDDYQSLGDAYDNQ, encoded by the coding sequence ATGGAAACCTTAGAGGATCTTATTGCTACTATAGCTAACACCAGTGACTGTGTTGTTGCGAAAAGAACGCCCCCTTTATTATTTCAAACAGAATACAACCTCCCGAAAGACTTACAATACTATTTGGAAAACTACAGTTATATCAAGCTATTTGAAACGGCAGAATATCCGTTGAAAATTGTTGGATTTGATAATTTCCAAAGAGCCAACCCAATCATAGCAGGGGAAGAAATAAAAGATGACATCAGTTATAATTGGTTTGTAATTGCTACTGATGGAAAAGCACAGTATGTAACAATAGACTTAGCAAAGGAGCGCCTAGGTAAATGCTATGACAGTTTCTGGGACAGACACGGAATTGTCGGAGAACAGCCCCTTATAGCTAGCTCATTTATAGAGTTATTGACAGCTCTTTTCGCTAACAAAGGGGAGTACCCTTATTGGCTGAAAGATGATTACCAGTCACTAGGTGATGCATATGATAACCAGTAA
- a CDS encoding RHS repeat-associated core domain-containing protein, with product MQRRAQVEPTTACPFRYQGQYEDTETGLYYNRFRYYDPESGGYISQDTTSLARGSAFMCLRA from the coding sequence GTGCAACGACGCGCTCAGGTGGAGCCCACTACTGCCTGTCCTTTCCGCTACCAAGGCCAGTATGAGGACACCGAAACCGGCCTCTACTATAACCGCTTCCGCTACTATGACCCCGAAAGTGGTGGCTATATCTCCCAAGACACTACGAGCTTGGCTCGAGGTTCGGCCTTTATGTGCCTACGTGCCTAG